The Oscillatoria acuminata PCC 6304 genomic interval ACTCGGTATTCTACAATGTCCTCTGAGGCCAGAATAATAGCTCGGCGAATAAAATCCGGAAAAACCGGCACGAGTTGCGGGCCCGTCTGACTCGGCAAATAGAATATATCATCTTGCCGCCCTTCTATACTTTCTAGGGCGGTGAAAACTGAGCCACAGGGACAAGGGGTGCGGCGTTCCGTTAAAATATCATCCAAGCGATAGCGCATGATGGGTTGACTGGTCCGGTTAAAATCCGTGATGATCGGGATAAATTTACCGGATTGGGGGTCAAGATATTCTTTCTGAATCACTAAAATATCTTCATTCAAATGCAAGGTTCCGTGGGAGCAAGTATAACCTAAAAATCCCTCGGTGCATTGATAAAATTGATGGATAATTTTGCCAAACTCCTGCTCAATGTAGGCTTTATCTAAAGGGTCTAAGACTTCGGCAACAGCAATAATTTTGTTGGGGGTTATCTCTAATTCCCCCCGGTTTTTTGCCGCTGCTAGTAAACGCAGCATTGAGGGCGGGGCGACTAAAATTGTGGGATTATATTGGTTTAAGCGGGGGAGATGGCTTTCTGGAGACTGGAATAAATCGAAATATTCAAACTGGATGCGGTTGCTTTGAACAGTTTCATAAAGTTTGCTATTGGCCCTGAGAAAAAACGCGATGCGTTGCCGATGTAGAATAAACTGAGGGAGTCCTTTCGCCAGAATAGCCCCGGCCCATTGTTGTTGTTCTTTTTGGCTAATTATAAATAATCCTCGGTTGCCACTGGTTCCGGAAGAAAGTCCTACGGTAAAATCGCCTAAAGTGGGTTTGAAATTGCGCGATCGCTCGGCCTCTAAGGCCAGGGCAAATGCCTCGGACTTCTTAATTTCCACGGTGTTCAGGGTATCAAAATTCTCCATCATCCGGGCTTTATCTATCAGGGGAAATTGCTGCCAGTCGCGAATCTCTAACCCTTGGTAGTACCGTTGATAGAAGGGAGATTTGG includes:
- a CDS encoding F390 synthetase-related protein, with amino-acid sequence MKQLQHILPILGHYFRTKYGRQFHSREQLLAWQDQQVRKFFAEILPKSPFYQRYYQGLEIRDWQQFPLIDKARMMENFDTLNTVEIKKSEAFALALEAERSRNFKPTLGDFTVGLSSGTSGNRGLFIISQKEQQQWAGAILAKGLPQFILHRQRIAFFLRANSKLYETVQSNRIQFEYFDLFQSPESHLPRLNQYNPTILVAPPSMLRLLAAAKNRGELEITPNKIIAVAEVLDPLDKAYIEQEFGKIIHQFYQCTEGFLGYTCSHGTLHLNEDILVIQKEYLDPQSGKFIPIITDFNRTSQPIMRYRLDDILTERRTPCPCGSVFTALESIEGRQDDIFYLPSQTGPQLVPVFPDFIRRAIILASEDIVEYRVVQQSPNSLQIFLKVPPELQDSVRTQVTQGLLELCERSHCQLPQIDYLDYKMHTEPHQKLRRVQRRFRLET